ATGATTGCATCTACAGCTACACTTGGGATGAGTTTGGTGCCGTTCTAGGTTACCGCAACCGTGGTTGGATTGTCTCTCGCACTGGAACTGGAGTGACAAAGGATGACATGGCTCACTTGTACATTCCGGGAAGAGCCGAGGCTGGCAAGTCCAAAGCTCTCTTGCCCACTTATGATATCATGCACCGGGTGTATCGGAACACCATTGCTTGCCGTAGTGGCAATTTGGATCGGATTCATGGCTACATTGTTGATTTGCTCATCATGACACATCAGAAGAAGGATTCTAATGAGAAGCTGAACGTGATGAATTTTCTTTGGCATCAGATGTTTGGTGTGACTGTTCAGAGAAGGACTCCTACCTTTGCTTCCTATGTGATGGCTTTGATCCTCTCCAAGATTGTCTTGCCACCTACTTTCAGATTCACCATTCATACTGCTAGGAAGTTGTTGGTCAAGGATCATGCCAAGTCAAGGtatggagatgatgatgagatTGTTGAAGAAGAGGCTGCTGATGATGAGACCGAGGATGAGAACTATGTGGTCCAAACCCGTAGCAAAGCCAAAGGCAAAGGCAAGAtggccgagaagaagaagagcaagaaagagAGTTGGATGGTTGCACTTCATCGCAAGCTTGGTCAGTTATTTTGCATCCATAAAGATCATGAGCACATGATGTATGAGCGCCACTCCACTGGCAAGGAGATTCGCCGCACTCAGAAGGCCATTTGTGAGAAATTGGACATTCCCTTCACGAGCTCAGGGCGTGAGACTGAGACTACTCCAGAGGATGAATGGCGCTCCGAGCACACAACAAAGTGGGAAGAGCGCTTGACCTTTGCGACCACCCCTTCGGCATCcagtgaagatgaagaagagggcAGTAGCGACGAGTGATCCCCTAGCTCCATGCTTTGTGTGCTCCTTGGGACGTTATTCCCGTTTTGGTGTctttgatgccaaagggggagagtaGTTTAGGAGTTAGAGTAGTACAGGGATTTGCATGGTTTTATTGCTCGTTTTAACTCATATTTGAACTATTTGTGAGTTTGTAAGACCTAATGTGTGTGAAATACCCTTCGTGGTATTTGTGTGAGACATGGTGAACCGTTTATGCATGGTTGGTATTTGCTAGTCACTATTGTGTGTTGTGTGTTGCTATATTTGTGGCTTGCTTTATTCTATATGAGTTTACTATGCATTGTGACTAATTGACTAAATCATGTCTTACTAATATTGAGTGGAGATGTTGTCTATTTGAGCCCTTATAGATTTGCTCCATCACAAGATCTCATTGCAAAGGTAATTTGTCAATTTGCGGGTTTATCTAACTCATGTAGCTTCTTGGAAGCTTTGTTAGTTTTGTGATAGATAAACTCCATGAGTGATTCATTCTCACCCTTGTGTCTCGAGGAGGTATGATCTTCATTATACTTGAATGAATCATTCATATCTTTGTGTAGATCAAATTGAAATATCTTTAATCCTTGCAATTGAGTATTATCTTATAAAATCTAGGGGTAGTGTTGATCCTAGCTTATACACACACTTTGCATTCCAAAAGCAAAATCTAAATAGTGCATAGAGCTAGGGGGAGCCCGcctatattttattttctatgcGTTGAGCCTATTGCATATCTTTACAATGCCTTATTGATATACTTTTATTTGCAAatctttgtgttgtcatcaagcaccaaaaagggggagattgaaagcgcatttcgatccctaatgagttttggtgttaatgacaacttAATATGTGGACTAACGGTATGCTAAgtgttttcagaaattatatAGAATCAAGCAAAGCGGTTGGTTGCCctcaaaggaaagaagcgtagaaagatttacggctttttatttatattgagtcgtaggaaaatccgtactataaagagggagtccatctGGCAAGGCTTGGGttaatcaatttcacgtacacacaaccaccaaattgcacccaccagATAGCCTCAATCCCACCGGTGAAGATTATCGCTAAAACCTTCTTTTGAACCAGGGTTCTACCAGTTTTCTGTCCAGGGCGGCAGTACCGGTCATCCCAGGCCGGTAGTACTGGGcgcggtagtaccgccccgATACCGCACCAGTGCTATGAGGTAGCAAAACGCTACTGACATATAGAGGCACTGGTACGGTATCGGTGCTGCACTACCGCTCGTGGTAGTACCGCTCTGTGCAGAAATTGCACATAACGGGCAGAAATCGGGAATCCCTATAAAAGGGGGTCTTCGTCCCCAATGGTTCTAAGTTCCATTCCTGCAAGCGTTCTTAACCTCCAAAGTttcaaatctcgagatctctctgCCTAGTGCTTCCCTCTGGCtaatactttgaggaagggttgagaagagctcgatctaggtttcaccaaatcaaaagttaatTCCACTCGTTTTCCTTGGTgtattttgttactcttgggattttgggatccctagccggaaggtTCCTCTAAAAGCACTCCAATTTTGTgaggaggtgtttgaggatttgggaaggagcctccaatttagttgtggattCGTGCCCTTCcccttgtttgtaaaggttgGGCGTTCGCCTTTAAGGAaaccattagtggaactcacctcgcttttgtggtgttgtgagagctcattccacctttgtggtgtggtgagttggagaatagagtgatcctttgtggcgtctctacctttgtggtagagcactcctccaaacggagacatACACCGATctcaataggtggaactccggtgaaatctttgTCTTCCCGTGTGGTATAATTCTTGCCCTTTTACCTACTTGTTGTATTTCATTGTCAATCCTTtacttcggctattgcacttcatactagggttgcaaTCCCCTTAAAGAATCTAGTAATGCTAGGATTAAATGTTTGTAtctttgaagaaaaaaaaaaggtaaaatttgttagtcgcctattcaacCCCCTCACCCCCCTCTAaccgaccataccgatctttcggAGTAACTCCTGGATCCTCTCCATCATTTCCAACGTGTCCTTCTAAACCCACATTTTTCTACATCTGAAACATGTCTCGTGAATAATCAGCGCCAATCTGTTCTGCTGCGGTAAAAAGATCCAGAACTCCCACGTACACCGATGATCAGCACCTTCTCAGTTTCCATTGGGCCATCCGGCCCCACACCGTCATCAATCGATCCTCCACGGTGAATGTCGCAACGACGAAGGTGTATTGTGCTGCTGAGACTCATCCCCACCGCAGCCGGCCGCCCTAGGCTTGTCACATCTCCATGGGTGGTTGACCATGCGGTAGGCAATCCAGGTGCCACTGGACGAATAGGGGTTAGGTCAAAATGTCTAACGTGAAATAATAATAGTGTTGTACGGATTACTACGAGCTGTTACTCAATCATTAACTTTTTGTGTATTAGCAATATCTATACCGTGATTCATTAAAATCGGATCATTTTCCCCTAAATTCCATTAAAGATTTATCTTCCTTCTCTTATTCTGTATTCAGGATGGTAAGATAGCTATATGAGTGAAATAAAccagctaattaattaatttgcagTAAACGAATCAATAGTTAGCCCTAAAGAGAAGAAAGGCTGAAATGCTAAGAGACGTTTGTCTATTCTCTAATTCACCCGATCCCTATCCATTTCCAAAAAGGAAGAATGCATGAACCATGGCAAAGGAGAAAGGACGGATCACTTGCCAATCCTTTACAAAACTATGCCAGAAAGGATCGATATAAAGAGAGCAATCGCCAACCGAACCTCATGTCCTAGGCAACACGCCCAACGGAGGTCACGGTCTCATCAGGGGACGAACTGCAGGCTAAACTCCGCCAGGAGCGAAGCAGAGAAGGCTTGGGCCCTGGTCGATGGGCACGGTCTAGAAATTTTAGATGGCGCCTACGAAGAAGACAAAGGGCTGCGAGGCCATAGCAAATTCCAGGGGTATGTTAGTATGTGTATAAATTATCGGATTATCATACTAAGTTAGTGGTGTAGCAGTATGCCTCTTATACTTTCTCTTGCATCTTACTACTTTGTATCAACCAAATGTGACACTAGATAATAATGCATCCATATGTGAAAGGGATCACTATAATTAATTGTTCGCGCACATATTATATTCTGGGGATCACTAATACATTGATAAATTGGCGGTGAACTTTGTTCAAGCTTCGCTTAGTAAGATATTTTTCTATCGAGTATGTTCACGCACACATTATATATTTCTTGCGTTGTTGGTTAGATAATGTGTCATATACAGATTTCATCACTAGAATTTCAGTTGGTTTTGCATTTGGCAGGATCATACAGCAGCCGACTCCCACGGGCTGCCAATCCGCGCTCTCACCGCATTTCGCACATTCACGTTGCACTCTCGCTTCAATCTCCACCACCCACACCACTGTCAACTCACACCAcccattttcttctctctAACCCGCACATCCCTCAGCATGCAGTCTTAATTTCTCtttgccatgcatgcatgctacctTGCGGATATATACAGCACCGACTTTGCCTCTCTCCATCGGCCATTCGACCAAGGACACGATATCGATCGATAAATTCTCGCACGACCTGACGAAACGTTCGTCGGTTCGTCAAAAAGATTCGCAATGGCGCCGAGATCGCGGGccgtcctcttcctcatcgCCGCTGTCCTCGCGGCGGTAGTCGCCTCTGCGTCCGCGGAGGACGCGAAGCCGACCATCCTGACTCCTGTGGCGAACACCCCGCTGGGCTCATTCGAGGGCGCTGACGGACCTGTGGCCGACGACGCCATGGAAGACGAGGACGCCGCGCCCGTCGGGGCGCCCATTGGCACCACCATGACTGAGCCCAAGCCGGAGCTCGCCAACGCGCCCCCGGGAGCCACCGAAGCTGAAGGTGATGATGCAGCCGCCAGTGGTGCTGCCTCCGTCCTCGTGGGGGCTTCTGTTGCTGCCTTCGCCGGCGTCGTTGCCGCGGCGTTTGCCTTCTGAGGACGCAGCCAAGATTTATGCTTGCATGTGCGCGGTCTTGATTAGAAGAGTGAACCAATGCAGGTTCTGATGTGTTGTTGTACTCTCAAATTAGGTGCATCACCCTACCATTCATGTCTTTTGTTGCTTTCTCCTTCCATCCATGAACTTCCATTTACCAACCAGCTTTGTTAACCTATTGACAATCCACTAGTAGAATTTTAATCACATGTATAAATCCCTGGTCATGTAGTTTCATTCAATATATGTTCGTCGTGGATAGACCATGTTTCCAGTTTGTAGCTAGGCAGATGAATTTGGTATACACAACACTATTTTGTTCAGAAAACTCTGATCTTTCAGTATAAATACATATTTGTAAGGTTTCTGTATTTAACAACCTAAATCGTTTTTGATACAATTGATCCGTTTCAAAATAGATGAGATGCAAAAAAATGTGCGGTGTATCAAACTTGTTTTACTTTGATTACTACAGAGTAAAATATTAAAGGTTTAAGGTTGGTAACTAAATTCGCACCTCGCATTAATTTGTTGTTGCACCCAAACAACACTTACTATACGCGGTACTGACGCATGACGATTAAAGTGTAAAGAGACGTATACCATAGCTAGACGAGCGAAGGTCATCGTGTACTCGACACTATGGACAACCGAGAATTGTCGTGGGTCCGTGGCTTTGCCTTGAGCTTTTTCTCAGGAATTAGCACGTGGCAAAGTTAGCTTGGACACGGAAGGCTTCTTTACCATGAAATTGTATGGCATACAACCCTTTGTCGTAAGTGAGAACAAAAGGTTCATAAGAAAACCTTTGGTTAGCTTTCAGGGCTTTCCTGCACACGGCAAAGTCTGTTTCCCCCTAGTGCGGCAAGATTGACACATCgatgtttttttaatatgtcGACTTATGAAACGCGGCCTACtctcctatgttaggagagccATCAAGGGGATTGCTAATTAGCCTCGAGCTCGGACCGAGCGGATGATTCCGAGCTATGAGGCAAGAAGTCTTTTCATGCTCTGACCGAACGAGTCTTTTCAATCAACAAGGTAAGGATTCTAACACAATCCCTCGACCACGAATCCAGACCGAACGAGTCTTTCATGATATCGAGACTAGAGTTCCCTCAGAGTTCTAGCCTATCCCCTTGTTTTATATTCCAAGTGAGGGTGAATGCTTACATGCCCCATGGGAGTGTAGAAATATGGGATTGGAACCCTAAATTGTATTCCACGATGCTTTTATGTTGTATTGATCTGACCCTCTTATGGGTATATATAGAGGTACAAAGGAGGAGTTAGAATTGGAGTACAAGACAAGTAGTCTCGTCCAAACTGATTCTATCTTATCTCTAATCACAAGCATATTGTATCTCTAACATTCCCCCTTAGTCGTAGAGGGAGCGAAGCGGACGATTGCGACTAGATTTGAAGTCTTGTgcttccatcttcttctccgcttcatcatcatcaattgTGTCTCTAATGGACTAGTCCGGGGGCAGTGCCTTCCGTCCCCTTC
This is a stretch of genomic DNA from Brachypodium distachyon strain Bd21 chromosome 1, Brachypodium_distachyon_v3.0, whole genome shotgun sequence. It encodes these proteins:
- the LOC112270027 gene encoding uncharacterized protein LOC112270027 produces the protein MAPRSRAVLFLIAAVLAAVVASASAEDAKPTILTPVANTPLGSFEGADGPVADDAMEDEDAAPVGAPIGTTMTEPKPELANAPPGATEAEGDDAAASGAASVLVGASVAAFAGVVAAAFAF